One Ranitomeya imitator isolate aRanImi1 chromosome 1, aRanImi1.pri, whole genome shotgun sequence DNA window includes the following coding sequences:
- the NUDT17 gene encoding nucleoside diphosphate-linked moiety X motif 17 isoform X2, whose protein sequence is MECVKRILVHLRKEESLLQCAKFVQGVTGHFAPCGQDRATVNCGLDHNRFIISDRPFSGSRKAKLQRPSFCPIKNLTAEQAASLPEEIVSRGVDVGVTILVQSVNKRVLLTRRTKELHIFPNIWVPPGGHMENGEQLHEAGLRELQEETGLNLQSTDLLWSILGLWESAFPPLLSHGLPQRHHIVAYLLVSSNETHHELQEKLRPDEQEVSACAWIDPELAKMIVAAEEGVKDSGRENPELQTSVRSLRAIPNTEGPRRVHTSEHSTHRR, encoded by the exons ATGGAGTGTGTGAAACGCATCCTGGTGCATCTGAGGAAAGAGGAGTCTCTGCTGCAATGTGCAAAGTTTGTGCAG GGCGTCACTGGACACTTTGCCCCTTGCGGTCAGGACCGAGCGACCGTAAACTGTGGCTTGGATCACAATCGATTCATCATCTCAGACCGGCCGTTCAGCGGATCCAGGAAGGCAAAGCTGCAG AGGCCGTCCTTCTGTCCGATCAAGAACCTGACTGCGGAGCAAGCTGCTTCCCTCCCTGAGGAGATAGTGAGCCGCGGCGTGGACGTTGGAgtcaccattttggtgcagtccGTAAATAAAAGGGTTCTTCTCACAAGACGCACCAAGGAGCTGCACATCTTCCCCAACATCTGGGTCCCGCCAG GGGGTCACATGGAGAATGGAGAACAG CTCCATGAGGCCGGTCTTCGAGAACTTCAGGAGGAGACTGGGTTAAACCTACAAAGCACGGACCTTCTATGGAGCATTCTGGGATTGTGGGAG TCTGCATTTCCCCCGCTTCTGAGCCACGGATTGCCTCAGCGCCATCATATTGTTGCCTACCTGCTGGTCTCATCCAATGAAACCCACCATGAGCTGCAG GAGAAGCTCCGCCCAGATGAGCAGGAAGTGAGTGCATGCGCGTGGATAGACCCGGAGCTCGCCAAGATGATTGTGGCTGCTGAAGAAGGAGTAAAGGATTCTGGGAGGGAAAATCCCGAACTGCAGACCTCTGTAAG AAGTCTGCGGGCGATCCCTAACACAGAGGGACCTCGCCGTGTCCACACTTCTGAACACAGCACCCATAGACGGTGA
- the NUDT17 gene encoding nucleoside diphosphate-linked moiety X motif 17 isoform X1, producing MECVKRILVHLRKEESLLQCAKFVQGVTGHFAPCGQDRATVNCGLDHNRFIISDRPFSGSRKAKLQRPSFCPIKNLTAEQAASLPEEIVSRGVDVGVTILVQSVNKRVLLTRRTKELHIFPNIWVPPGGHMENGEQLHEAGLRELQEETGLNLQSTDLLWSILGLWESAFPPLLSHGLPQRHHIVAYLLVSSNETHHELQEKLRPDEQEVSACAWIDPELAKMIVAAEEGVKDSGRENPELQTSVRITEVCGRSLTQRDLAVSTLLNTAPIDGEDTERVSTGTKYALGLWLEALRQEEVT from the exons ATGGAGTGTGTGAAACGCATCCTGGTGCATCTGAGGAAAGAGGAGTCTCTGCTGCAATGTGCAAAGTTTGTGCAG GGCGTCACTGGACACTTTGCCCCTTGCGGTCAGGACCGAGCGACCGTAAACTGTGGCTTGGATCACAATCGATTCATCATCTCAGACCGGCCGTTCAGCGGATCCAGGAAGGCAAAGCTGCAG AGGCCGTCCTTCTGTCCGATCAAGAACCTGACTGCGGAGCAAGCTGCTTCCCTCCCTGAGGAGATAGTGAGCCGCGGCGTGGACGTTGGAgtcaccattttggtgcagtccGTAAATAAAAGGGTTCTTCTCACAAGACGCACCAAGGAGCTGCACATCTTCCCCAACATCTGGGTCCCGCCAG GGGGTCACATGGAGAATGGAGAACAG CTCCATGAGGCCGGTCTTCGAGAACTTCAGGAGGAGACTGGGTTAAACCTACAAAGCACGGACCTTCTATGGAGCATTCTGGGATTGTGGGAG TCTGCATTTCCCCCGCTTCTGAGCCACGGATTGCCTCAGCGCCATCATATTGTTGCCTACCTGCTGGTCTCATCCAATGAAACCCACCATGAGCTGCAG GAGAAGCTCCGCCCAGATGAGCAGGAAGTGAGTGCATGCGCGTGGATAGACCCGGAGCTCGCCAAGATGATTGTGGCTGCTGAAGAAGGAGTAAAGGATTCTGGGAGGGAAAATCCCGAACTGCAGACCTCTGTAAG GATTACAGAAGTCTGCGGGCGATCCCTAACACAGAGGGACCTCGCCGTGTCCACACTTCTGAACACAGCACCCATAGACGGTGAAGATACAGAACGCGTCAGCACCGGCACAAAGTATGCGCTGGGGTTGTGGCTGGAGGCTCTTCGACAAGAGGAAGTCACCTAA